The following proteins are co-located in the Cryptococcus neoformans var. grubii H99 chromosome 1, complete sequence genome:
- a CDS encoding nucleoporin p58/p45, whose translation MSFGGFKFGNPSTTAPATGSAPAASSPFSFGNTSTSTAQPAAGTSSTGGGLFGGFGQNQQQQPQQPAAGGSSLFGSFGAKPAAPAAGTTGAGGGLFGGASGQQQQPPPASGGLFGSTTQPQQQTQQTGSGLFGSTTQPQQQQQQTSGLFGSTTQPAQPSGGLFGSTAQRPAGTGLFGSTTQPTQQSTGTGLFGSTTQPQQSTGTGLFGSTAQTVQQPANAGLFGSTTQQQKPSTSLFGQSTAQLGGSSLFGQTTQPAQNPQQELKTSANPGTNIGADKTTKFSDLPEAAQKYIEQLDVAIKNQKSIASTLQTEPLGRAIWQTSLDVKSATEEYSSISHTLKSLKNSISQLRDKMIDQSRDIERIKEIWDIYTSGEGRMGQIRLGAYKEFPHEFFSKVANSMEERVTRYKKTITQLNRVVASLSSDFQASSPQVIVQTINNHQQAILAVAAQLDQLQVRMNGLKAEFTAGWRDKTGSVRDPFEMAREERNVKV comes from the exons ATGTCGTTCGGAGG ATTCAAGTTTGGCAACCCGTCAACAACCGCCCCAGCAACCGGCAGTGCCCCAGCAGCTTCAAGTCCATTCTCGTTTGGTAATACGAGTACATCAACCGCGCAACCAGCTGCTGGTACGAGCAGCACGGGGGGTGGACTATTTGGTGGATTTGGACAGAatcagcagcaacaaccgCAGCAGCCTGCGGCAGGGGGATCATCCTTATTCGGAAGCTTTGGTGCTAAGCCTGCAGCTCCTGCCGCAGGGACAACTGGGGCCGGAGGAGGACTATTTGGAGGAGCCAGCGgccagcagcaacagcccCCCCCTGCTAGTGGCGGACTTTTTGGGTCGACTACTCAGCCTCAGCAGCAGACTCAACAAACTGGCAGTGGGTTGTTTGGATCAACAActcaacctcaacagcaacaacaacaaacgaGTGGTCTCTTCGGGTCTACAACGCAGCCTGCCCAACCATCTGGTGGATTGTTCGGCTCTACAGCTCAGAGACCAGCTGGTACCGGTCTTTTCGGATCAACCACTCAGCCCACTCAGCAATCTACGGGCACCGGCCTGTTTGGGTCTACCACTCAACCTCAACAATCCACAGGTACCGGTCTATTTGGGTCTACGGCTCAAACCGTCCAACAGCCAGCCAATGCCGGTCTCTTCGGGTCCACAactcagcagcagaagcCCTCTACCTCTTTGTTCGGCCAGTCGACAGCCCAATTAGGTGGCTCAAGTCTTTTTGGACAGACTACCCAACCTGCGCAGAATCCGCAACAAGAATTGAAGACTTCTGCCAATCCTGGTACTAATATAGGCGCCGACAAAACTACCAAATTCTCGGACCTTCCAGAAGCGGCCCAAAAATATATTGAGCAGCTTGA CGTCGCGATAAAGAACCAAAAGTCCATCGCATCCACTTTGCAGACAGAACCTCTCGGACGAGCTATCTGGCAAACGAGTCTTGATGTCAAGTCAGCTACAGAA GAATACAGCTCCATCTCACACACTTTGAAATCCCTAAAGAACAGCATATCTCAACTTCGCGATAAAATGATTGACCAATCAAGGGATATTGAACGAATCAAGGAGATCTGGGACATATATACGTCAGGCGAAGGCAGAATGGGACAAATCAGGCTAGGAGCTTACAAGGAATTTCCTCACGA ATTCTTCTCCAAGGTTGCTAATTCgatggaggaaagagtgaCGAGATACAAAAAGACTATCACA CAACTGAACCGTGTGGTtgcttccctctcttctgaCTTCCAAGCATCGTCACCACAAGTCATCGTACAGACCATTAACAATCATCAGCAAGCTATTCTTGCTGTCGCAGCTCAGTTAGATCAGTTGCAAGTGCGAATGAATGGATTGAAAGCAGAGTTCAC TGCGGGATGGAGAGATAAGACAGGATCAGTGAGGGATCCGTTCGAGATGGCtagggaagagaggaacgTCAAGGTGTAA